One part of the Sarcophilus harrisii chromosome 5, mSarHar1.11, whole genome shotgun sequence genome encodes these proteins:
- the DDN gene encoding dendrin — protein sequence MVDGPLFSKGAGSPRKPHDGESASCLWVQKSKLLVIEVKTISCHYSRWAPAHQPMDPTGGPWVQEPSSHRYGLDKKPPERLLRRAWVPRVLQEATNWGTGHPPEIRPREQEKRKAASQEREAKETERKRRKGGGVRSWSPPGLYRSEPRSPLGRARGGGGSRQEPGNVPKTAQPKVRQFPWLPGHLGPAGRPPRPAAQSLRVPGTAARAGLRVGRPSGPPSYEAHLLLRGAAGPIPRKRWDRPPPYVAPPSYDGPHRTLGAKRPPQLPGLPAPLAPAPTLEGKEREERPKKRLDPRIYRDVLGAWGIRQGRGALGGFPACGGLGLGGKTSDKVSGVFLGGLNSNCSESCSQPGANQIARAATLTSGTSQTTARTQVPLRDVSEGERAGEQSWSRETGGPSPGDQVAQHSQTLPRPWAPGSPREKESPGEGDGYQRSPKLPTDWKETHRAHTVPRSPHSSAGENGVFVIDATCVVIRAQFVPTPQIQHVQLLSSPGPRNGGNSLAFQKPGKEEGEEEQAFTSPCQKLLQNSRLFDQLSKGFSDAWGEGVEAGIPEDPSLKERASRILGLPIRELDLGVSPNKCNSDPGGPNETAARCADVARDSEPAPRVLRPAGRGWARDPGPYAGALREAVSRIRRHTAPDSDSDEAPECGARSCSSEGSDTEASGTSRQPEQSLPGTSGDQGEAGRRAGELRDCIREILDVICQTEEALFRAEGSAQGKQGGGHPQP from the exons ATGGTGGATGGGCCGCTATTCTCCAAGGGGGCAGGCAGCCCTAGAAAACCCCATGATGGAGAGTCTGCCAGCTGCTTGTGGGTACAGAAGTCCAAGCTGTTAGTGATTGAAGTGAAGACCATCTCCTGTCATTACAGTCGCTGGGCCCCTGCTCACCAGCCCATGGACCCTACCGGGGGTCCTTGGGTCCAGGAACCTTCAAGCCACAG GTATGGGCTGGACAAGAAGCCCCCAGAGCGGCTGCTTCGCCGAGCATGGGTGCCCCGAGTGTTGCAAGAAGCCACCAACTGGGGGACAGGGCATCCACCCGAGATCCGACCAAGGGAGCAAGAGAAAAGGAAGGCGGCCTCTCAGGAGCGTGAggcaaaagaaacagagagaaagaggcgCAAGGGTGGTGGGGTTCGAAGTTGGAGCCCTCCAGGTCTTTACCGTTCAGAACCCCGGAGTCCATTGGGCCGAGCACGGGGCGGAGGGGGGTCCCGCCAAGAACCTGGCAATGTCCCTAAGACCGCCCAGCCTAAGGTTCGTCAGTTTCCTTGGTTGCCTGGGCACCTTGGGCCGGCCGGCCGCCCGCCCCGTCCAGCAGCACAGTCGCTGAGAGTGCCTGGGACCGCAGCTCGAGCGGGGCTCCGGGTAGGGCGGCCGTCCGGGCCTCCCAGTTATGAAGCCCACCTGCTCTTGAGAGGCGCCGCGGGGCCGATCCCTAGGAAGCGCTGGGACCGGCCTCCACCCTACGTGGCTCCGCCTTCTTATGATGGCCCTCATCGGACCTTGGGGGCCAAACGGCCCCCGCAGCTTCCGGGGCTGCCCGCCCCGCTAGCTCCGGCTCCTACTCTagaaggcaaagagagagaggagCGCCCCAAGAAGAGGCTGGATCCGCGAATCTACCGCGACGTTCTAGGGGCTTGGGGGATTCGGCAGGGTCGGGGCGCCCTGGGTGGGTTTCCAGCTTGTGGAGGGCTGGGGCTTGGAGGGAAGACTTCAGACAAGGTCTCTGGGGTCTTTCTCGGGGGTCTCAATAGCAACTGCAGCGAGAGCTGTTCACAGCCTGGGGCTAACCAGATCGCTAGAGCAGCAACATTAACCTCTGGCACCTCCCAAACGACAGCCAGGACCCAGGTCCCTCTCAGAGACGTCTCTGAAGGAGAACGAGCAGGAGAACAGAGCTGGTCCCGCGAGACCGGGGGTCCTTCCCCCGGAGACCAGGTAGCCCAGCATAGTCAAACCCTTCCTAGACCCTGGGCCCCCGGAAGTCCGAGAGAGAAAGAGTCCCCGGGAGAGGGGGATGGGTACCAGAGGTCTCCCAAGTTACCAACCGACTGGAAGGAGACCCATCGAGCTCATACCGTACCCCGCAGCCCCCACAGTTCTGCTGGGGAAAACGGAGTGTTTGTCATTGACGCCACGTGCGTTGTCATTCGGGCTCAGTTCGTCCCGACCCCTCAAATCCAACACGTGCAGCTTTTGTCTTCCCCGGGGCCACGGAATGGGGGGAACTCCCTGGCTTTTCAGAAGCccggaaaagaggagggagaggaggagcaAGCCTTCACTTCCCCGTGTCAAAAACTGCTGCAGAATAGCCGGCTCTTTGATCAGCTCAGCAAGGGCTTCTCAGATGCATGGGGTGAGGGTGTTGAAGCCGGGATACCGGAGGACCCCTCACTGAAAGAGCGCGCCTCCCGTATCCTGGGGCTGCCAATCAGGGAGTTAGACCTGGGGGTGTCCCCCAATAAATGTAATTCGGACCCCGGTGGGCCCAACGAAACGGCTGCGAGGTGCGCGGATGTCGCTCGGGACTCAGAGCCGGCGCCCAGAGTCCTGCGACCCGCTGGCCGGGGCTGGGCGCGGGACCCAGGGCCTTACGCCGGGGCCCTGAGGGAGGCTGTATCCCGCATCCGCCGCCATACAGCCCCGGACTCAGACTCGGATGAAGCTCCGGAGTGCGGCGCCCGGAGCTGTTCCTCGGAAGGGAGCGACACAGAAGCCTCGGGTACCTCCAGGCAGCCTGAGCAAAGCCTGCCCGGGACCTCAGGAGACCAGGGAGAAGCCGGGCGCAGGGCCGGAGAGCTGAGAGACTGTATCCGGGAAATCCTGGATGTAATCTGCCAGACTGAGGAGGCGTTATTCCGGGCCGAGGGCTCAGCTCAGGGAAAACAGGGAGGGGGGCACCCCCAGCCATAG